The proteins below are encoded in one region of Aspergillus nidulans FGSC A4 chromosome III:
- a CDS encoding pleiotropic drug resistance family ABC transporter (transcript_id=CADANIAT00005679) gives MSFLGSISPNLPRSQSVVSHNLPQAHGLDENDDIYHNHSTTAQPGASEKDKSEDGETLHENEPDGEARVTLLARQLTRHSTRLTAKSTLENPFFLDDSDSTLNPNSPNFRVRDWMKMLLEIRSRDPERYPDRTAGIAFKNLSVHGFGSPTDYQKDVMNVLLEIGTIARRLAGMKMPKIQILRDFEGLVRSGEMLVVLGRPGSGCSTFLKTIAGEMNGIQVSDDAVLNYQGISSKNMQNSFRGEAIYTAENDIHFPQLSVGDTLMFSALARAPRNRLEGVSRKQYAEHMRDVVMAMLGLSHTINTRVGNDFIRGVSGGERKRVSIAEATLSQAPLQCWDNSTRGLDSANALEFCKNLALMSKYTGSTACVAIYQASQSAYDVFDKVTVLYEGRQIYFGNTKDAKKFFVDMGFECPERQTTADFLTSLTSPAERLVRPGYEGRVPCTPDEFAAAWKRSEERAKLMAEIEEYERQYPIGGPSYDAFVDARKAMQSKRQRVNSPYTISIWQQVSLCVVRGFQRLRGDFSLTTTSLIGNFMMALIIGSVFFDLPDDTSSFYYRGALLFFAVLLNAFSSALEILTLYSQRPIVEKQSRYAFYHPFAEAVASMICDTPYKLINSFTFNVPLYLMTNLRRDAAAFFTFWIFSVVTTFTMSMIFRTIASTSRSLSQALVPAAMLILGMVIYTGFTIPTQNMLGWSRWMNYINPIAYSFESFMVNEFDGRQFECVSIIPSGDEYNNVSMQYRICSTVGAESGSRIVDGGQYLELSYQYTKSHLWRNMGILIGFMVFFAFTYLLGTEYISEQKAKGEVLLFRRGRQPDLSTTEADPENPIQPSNAPKTEESAPQNTARIQRQTAIFHWEDVCYDIKIKGQPRRILDNVDGWVKPGTCTALMGVSGAGKTTLLDVLATRVTMGVVSGSMLVDGRLRDQSFQRKTGYVQQQDLHLATSTVREALRFSAILRQPAHLSRQEKLDYVEEVIKLLGMEAYADAIVGVPGQGLNVEQRKRLTIGVELAAKPQLLLFLDEPTSGLDSQTSWSILDLIDTLTQHGQAILCTIHQPSAMLFQRFDRLLLLASGGKTIYFGEIGPNSSTLSNYFVRNGSHGLPPGDNPAEWMLEVIGAAPGSNTEIDWVKTWRESPEYAKVREHLAELRATLSAKPADSSDPSALSEFAAPFSVQLWECLVRVFAQYYRTPTYIWSKAALCALTALYIGFSFFNAPTSIQGLQNQMFSVFMLMTIFGNLVQQIMPNFVTQRSLYEARERPSKAYSWKAFMAANIIVELPWNSLMAALIFFCWYYPIGLYNNAKPTDAVTERGGLMFLLIWTFLLFTSTFAHMIIAGIELAETGGNVAQLLFSLCLIFCGVLSTPDAMPGFWIFMYRVSPFTYLVSAMLSTGLSGTDVECEPVEYLTFAPPNNQTCGDYMRAYIDEVQSGYLLDPSATDQCSFCSMDKTDTFLLSVGSTFDEAWRNFGLMWAYILFNIVGAVFIYWLARVPKGKKMAGTA, from the exons ATGTCGTTTCTCGGATCCATCTCACCAAACCTACCGCGGTCTCAGTCGGTTGTCAGTCACAATCTACCACAAGCGCATGGCCTCGACGAGAACGACGACATATATCACAATCATTCCACCACCGCGCAACCAGGCGCTTCCGAGAAGGACAAAAGCGAAGATGGAGAAACGCTACACGAAAACGAGCCTGACGGGGAAGCTCGCGTGACATTACTGGCTCGACAATTGACTCGTCACTCTACTAGGCTGACGGCAAAGAGCACTCTCGAGAACCCATTCTTTCTTGATGATTCTGACTCTACTCTAAACCCCAACAGTCCAAACTTCCGAGTTCGTGACTGGATGAAAATGTTATTAGAGATCCGGTCTCGCGACCCAGAGAGATATCCGGATCGCACAGCTGGCATTGCTTTCAAGAATCTTAGCGTGCATGGCTTCGGCTCCCCAACTGATTACCAGAAAGACGTCATGAATGTGCTGCTTGAAATCGGGACAATAGCTCGCAGACTCgctgggatgaagatgccAAAGATACAGATTCTCCGGGATTTCGAAGGATTGGTTAGAAGTGGTGAAATGCTTGTTGTCCTGGGAAGGCCTGGAAGCGGATGTTCCACCTTTCTCAAGACTATTGCTGGTGAGATGAATGGCATCCAAGTGTCAGATGACGCAGTATTGAATTACCAAG GCATTTCTTCCAAGAATATGCAGAACTCGTTCCGAGGCGAAGCTATCTATACAGCGGAGAATGACATTCATTTTCCCCAGCTCTCAGTAGGGGATACTCTTATGTTTTCTGCCCTCGCAAGAGCACCGCGCAACCGCTTGGAGGGCGTGAGTCGAAAGCAATATGCAGAGCATATGAGGGACGTGGTGATGGCTATGCTTGGTCTCTCACATACCATTAATACACGTGTTGGAAATGACTTCATTCGTGGCGTTAGTGGTGGTGAAAGAAAGCGGGTTAGTATCGCAGAGGCTACCCTAAGTCAGGCGCCGCTTCAGTGCTGGGATAACAGCACGAGAGGACTTGATAGTGCCAATGCTTTGGAGTTCTGCAAAAATCTGGCTCTTATGAGCAAGTATACCGGCTCTACTGCTTGCGTGGCAATCTACCAAGCGTCCCAGAGCGCTTACGATGTCTTCGACAAGGTCACTGTTCTGTATGAAGGGAGACAGATCTATTTCGGTAACACCAAAGACGCAAAAAAGTTCTTTGTTGATATGGGTTTCGAGTGCCCTGAGCGTCAAACGACGGCAGACTTTCTGACATCGCTCACTAGTCCAGCGGAACGCCTGGTACGCCCTGGATATGAAGGCCGTGTCCCTTGCACGCCCGACGAATTCGCAGCTGCGTGGAAGAGAAGCGAGGAACGTGCTAAGCTTATGGCGGAAATTGAAGAATATGAACGACAGTATCCCATTGGGGGTCCATCTTACGATGCCTTCGTGGATGCACGCAAGGCCATGCAATCGAAGCGCCAGCGCGTGAACTCTCCGTATACCATCTCAATATGGCAGCAAGTCTCCTTATGTGTTGTTCGTGGATTTCAGCGTCTCCGTGGTGATTTCAGTCTCACGACAACTTCTTTAATTGGCAACTTTATGATGGCATTAATTATTGGATCTGTTTTCTTCGATCTCCCTGACGATACGTCCAGTTTTTACTACCGGGgtgctcttctcttctttgcagtGCTGTTGAATGCCTTCTCGAGTGCCTTAGAGATTTTGACACTCTATTCGCAACGGCCAATAGTGGAAAAACAATCAAGATACGCATTCTATCATCCTTTTGCTGAAGCAGTCGCATCAATGATATGCGATACTCCATACAAACTGATCAATTCATTCACGTTCAACGTCCCCTTATACTTGATGACAAACCTGCGTCGCGATGCTGCGGCCTTTTTCACATTCTGGATATTTTCGGTGGTCACCACATTTACAATGTCCATGATTTTCCGCACTATTGCTTCTACCTCCCGTTCGCTATCCCAAGCCCTCGTGCCCGCAGCTATGCTAATTTTAGGAATGGTAATCTATACTGGTTTTACTATCCCTACTCAAAATATGCTTGGCTGGTCTCGTTGGATGAACTATATCAACCCTATCGCCTACTCGTTCGAAAGCTTTATGGTCAACGAATTCGACGGTCGGCAATTCGAATGTGTGTCCATTATTCCCAGTGGGGATGAGTACAACAATGTGTCTATGCAGTACCGCATCTGCTCAACAGTTGGAGCAGAGTCGGGGTCAAGAATTGTGGACGGCGGACAATACCTGGAACTAAGCTATCAATATACCAAAAGTCACCTATGGAGGAATATGGGGATTTTGATTGGCTTTATGGTATTCTTTGCTTTCACCTACCTTCTTGGCACTGAATATATCTCTGAGCAAAAGGCCAAAGGTGAGGTCTTACTCTTCCGCCGCGGTCGTCAGCCAGACCTGTCAACAACTGAGGCCGATCCCGAGAACCCTATACAACCTAGTAATGCCCCAAAGACCGAAGAATCGGCGCCACAGAATACCGCTAGGATTCAAAGGCAAACAGCAATTTTTCATTGGGAAGATGTCTGCTATGACATCAAGATCAAAGGCCAGCCAAGGAGGATCCTCGATAATGTTGACGGTTGGGTCAAACCCGGCACCTGCACCGCGCTAATGGGTGTTTCCGGAGCAGGAAAGACAACGTTGCTAGACGTTCTGGCCACAAGGGTCACTATGGGTGTTGTCTCTGGATCAATGCTTGTTGATGGGCGCTTGCGCGATCAATCATTTCAACGGAAGACCGGGTATGTGCAACAACAGGATCTACACTTGGCTACTTCTACTGTCCGGGAAGCTCTCCGCTTCAGCGCAATACTACGACAACCCGCACACCTGAGTCGACAGGAAAAGCTTGAttatgttgaagaagttatTAAGCTCCTAGGAATGGAAGCCTATGCGGACGCAATTGTGGGCGTTCCTGGGCAAGGCTTGAACGTTGAGCAGCGAAAACGTTTGACAATTGGGGTAGAGCTTGCAGCAAAACCTCAGCTTCTGTTGTTTCTGGATGAGCCGACTTCTGGTCTTGATAGCCAGACGTCATGGTCTATCTTAGACTTAATTGATACCTTGACTCAGCACGGACAAGCGATACTTTGCACCATTCATCAACCTTCAGCTATGTTGTTTCAAAGATTTGACCGGCTTCTCTTATTAGCATCTGGTGGGAAAACAATCTATTTTGGGGAAATTGGACCTAACTCCTCGACACTCTCGAACTATTTTGTACGCAATGGTTCTCACGGATTACCCCCTGGGGACAACCCAGCAGAATGGATGTTGGAAGTTATCGGAGCAGCACCAGGCTCTAACACTGAAATTGACTGGGTGAAGACCTGGCGAGAATCCCCAGAATACGCCAAAGTCAGGGAGCACCTGGCAGAACTGAGAGCCACATTGTCAGCCAAACCTGCGGACTCGTCTGATCCAAGCGCCCTGAGCGAGTTTGCTGCCCCATTTTCTGTCCAACTTTGGGAGTGCCTTGTGCGTGTGTTCGCTCAATACTACCGCACTCCAACCTACATCTGGTCTAAAGCGGCGCTCTGTGCCCTCACAGCGCTGTATATTGGGTTTTCGTTCTTCAACGCCCCGACCTCTATCCAAGGCCTTCAAAATCAGATGTTCAGTGTGTTTAtgttgatgacgatattCGGTAACTTGGTGCAGCAAATCATGCCCAACTTCGTCACTCAACGCTCTTTATACGAAGCACGTGAACGTCCATCAAAAGCATATTCCTGGAAGGCATTTATGGCAGCTAATATTATAGTTGAGCTTCCCTGGAACTCGCTCATGGCAGCccttatcttcttctgctggtaCTACCCAATTGGGTTATACAATAATGCAAAGCCAACAGACGCAGTAACAGAGCGCGGCGGTCTAATGTTCTTGCTTATCTGGACATTCTTGCTCTTTACATCCACATTCGCGCACATGATCATTGCAGGCATCGAGCTTGCAGAGACCGGTGGCAATGTCGCCCAATTGTTATTCTCCCTGTGTCTAATCTTCTGCGGCGTGCTCTCTACTCCCGATGCCATGCCTGGGTTTTGGATTTTCATGTATCGTGTCTCACCCTTCACATACCTAGTTTCGGCAATGCTTTCAACAGGCCTGTCAGGAACGGATGTTGAGTGTGAACCTGTCGAGTATCTCACCTTTGCTCCACCGAACAACCAGACTTGTGGAGACTATATGCGGGCCTACATTGATGAAGTTCAAAGCGGCTATCTCCTGGATCCGAGCGCAACTGACCAGTGCTCGTTTTGCTCCATGGACAAGACGGACACATTTCTCTTGTCAGTTGGCAGTACGTTTGATGAGGCTTGGAGGAACTTTGGTCTCATGTGGGCTTATATTTTGTTCAATATCGTCGGCGCTGTGTTTATCTATTGGCTCGCTCGTGTGcccaagggcaagaagatggctgggaCGGCATGA
- a CDS encoding RNA-binding protein (transcript_id=CADANIAT00005680): protein MAEKKRKLENPPEDVAATEPEGKKAKRESKKEGKKDKKDKKDKKDKKRKVQDVDVVSIEDKETELKEKKDKKEKRDKKDKGDKKEKKEKQEPKEKKSKDGLADDEEQPTAKANGAEPEPEISKDAPDAMDIDGEEEVKETSGKEKKKKKGKKAKKAKSQEEQEQTGEQGNPQSEEKEKAEQGSKQTVAPKQKAARFIVFVGNLPYSANTESLSAHFEKIQPISVRVATQPDKPTKCRGFGFVEFDNYDRMKTCLKLYHHSSFDDGKYPPRRINVELTAGGGGKSEHRKAKIEYKNQKLAEERKRQAKETKTEKVNKAKAEEKPNDDYANIHPSRRPRMA from the exons ATGGCCGAGAAGAAGCGTAAGCTCGAGAATCCCCCGGAGGATGTCGCTGCTACCGAACCCGAGGGCAAGAAGGCAAAGCGTGAGTCTaagaaggaaggaaagaaggataagaaggataagaaggataagaaggataagaagcgcaaggtgcaggatgttgatgttgtcaGCATcgaggacaaggagactgagttgaaagagaagaaggacaagaaggaaaagagagacaaaaaggacaagggagataagaaagaaaagaaggagaagcaagagccgaaggagaagaagagcaaggatggattggccgacgacgaagagcaaCCAACCGCGAAGGCGAACGGTGCCGAGCCAGAGCCGGAAATCAGCAAGGATGCCCCAGACGCAATGGACattgacggcgaagaagaggtaAAGGAGACATCggggaaagaaaagaagaagaagaaggggaaaaaggccaagaaggcgaagagtcAGGAGGAACAAGAGCAGACCGGAGAGCAGGGAAATCCGCAatcagaagagaaagagaaggccgAACAAGGGTCGAAACAGACCGTTGccccgaagcagaaggcCGCTCGattcatcgtcttcgtcg GGAATCTCCCTTACTCTGCCAACACCGAGTCCCTAAGTGCGCACTTCGAAAAGATACAACCGATTTCCGTGCGAGTGGCGACGCAGCCAGACAAGCCCACCAAATGCCGCGGTTTCGGATTCGTCGAGTTCGACAACTACGATCGGATGAAGACCTGTCTGAAGCTCTATCATCACTCCTCGTTCGATGACGGGAAATACCCTCCCCGCCGTATCAATGTTGAATTGAC tgctggcggcggtggtaAATCCGAGCACCGAAAGGCTAAGATCGAATATAAGAACCAGaagcttgcggaggagaggaagcgccAGGCTAAGGAGACAAAGACGGAAAAGGTTAATAAGgccaaggctgaggagaAACCGAATGATGACTACGCGAATATCCATCCGAGTAGGAGACCTCGCATGGCCTGA
- a CDS encoding uncharacterized protein (transcript_id=CADANIAT00005681), whose amino-acid sequence MSTAPAAWWGLRCAFTFLAELLRIRPGMGHEGWAAAIVGSVSQNWDVERRFRVTEVALAIMWCCASAYLSYFFADCMMSRWLLNYTPPAVVIRLLTTNGLIAYMTSWVLYLSGASSDPRLLLPAWISITTTLTFLYHATQNHATIKRETAASLLVVSVASFVSMSSLLLQLHLTRENEPEVPLFVLTRKIWDFAVAVVQRMRVANDHVGEL is encoded by the exons ATGAGTACCGCCCCAGCGGCTTGGTGGGGGCTCCGATGTGCCTTCACTTTTCTGGCGGAACTTCTTCGTATTCGACCTGGCATGGGACATGAGGGATGGGCGGCGGCGATTGTCGGCAGTGTTAGCCAAAATTGGGACGTTGAGAGAAGGTTTCGGGTGACGGAGGTAGCGCTGGCTATTATGTGG TGCTGTGCATCTGCATATCTTTCATATTTTTTTGCTGATTGTATGATGTCTCGTTG GCTTTTGAATTATACCCCACCGGCTGTTGTTATCCGTCTTCTTACAACGAACGGCTTGATTGCATATATGACTTCTTGGGTTCTATATCTCTCTGGCGCTTCCTCAGATCCTCGTCTTTTGTTACCAGCATGGATCTCGATTACAACT ACTTTGACATTTCTTTATCATGCTACGCAAAATCACGCGACGATCAAACGTGAAACTGCTGCCTCGCTCCTCGTCGTATCAGTTGCCAGTTTCGTCAGCATGTCTTCGCTTCTTTTGCAGCTACACTTGACCCGCGAGAACGAACCCGAGGTACCGCTCTTCGTTCTGACGCGGAAGATATGGGATTTCGCTGTGGCTGTAGTCCAGCGTATGCGTGTCGCAAATGACCATGTCGGAGAGCTGTAG
- a CDS encoding uncharacterized protein (transcript_id=CADANIAT00005682), translated as MLIVDYPAAIKTAEKNRHKNSEFDGVNADRQRLRKACEIKRESNLADNIRSLTLDSHVSLLSLRQKIAATFHKFEHPVVSEPSLAMASSISNAPLLSAARTRSAILSSYPSVASSQCRQFSLSSQRNREMRGMPQTLSVKQPAQPSMRVRGQGMSRADLPQDIGLLPGTFIKPLWRDMPSIFQQPKERLHYEWLWLKSWFQNFLGKTDGRGLPLRLKERRQVAREMHQRMYSAFAKGDSATLRNICCTGLANNLIGRIEARRKGEKVTWSLDKYIRSPSTWFTGMRVVSDRATQIPELPDSGVRQVVLRITSRQSTGKVKPQIPGVAVSAENAVKQQDCTEYIVLQKLRWMGEEESWRIWGHATPTSVDDLSSPFFATGMSFADRYEAMKDAAMGLRK; from the exons ATGTTGATTGTTGATTATCCCGCAGCAATCAAGACTGCTGAGAAGAATAGGCACAAGAATAGCGAATTTGACGGTGTCAATGCAGATCGACAACGCCTTAGGAAAGCGTGCGAGATAAAGAGAGAATCTAACCTCGCGGACAATATCAGGTCCCTCACTTTGGATAGTCACGTGAGTTTGCTATCGCTCCGCCAAAAAATCGCAGCAACATTTCACAAGTTCGAACATCCAGTCGTCTCAGAACCCAGTCTTGCAATGGCGTCCTCTATTTCGAACGCTCCGCTGCTCTCAGCAGCTCGAACGCGTAGCGCTATCCTCTCGTCGTATCCGTCAGTCGCTTCCTCGCAATGCCGACAGTTCTCACTTTCTTCCCAACGCAACCGCGAAATGCGAGGCATGCCACAAACTTTGTCGGTAAAGCAGCCCGCACAACCCAGTATGAGAGTAAGAGGGCAGGGCATGTCACGAGCCGATTTGCCCCAGGATATTGGACTGCTACCGGGAACCTTCATAAAGCCATTGTGGCGGGATATGCCGTCCATCTTTCAACAACCGAAAGAGCGCTTACATTATGAATGGCTGTGGCTGAAGTCATGGTTCCAAAACTTCCTAGG CAAGACGGATGGTAGAGGGCTCCCGCTACGATTGAAGGAAAGACGGCAAGTAGCCCGCGAAATGCACCAACGGATGTACTCTGCATTCGCTAA AGGAGATTCCGCTACACTGCGCAACATCTGCTGCACCGGCCTCGCAAATAACCTTATTGGTCGCATCGAAGCCCGCCGCAAAGGCGAGAAAGTAACCTGGTCTCTGGATAAGTACATCCGCTCCCCGTCAACCTGGTTCACTGGTATGCGTGTCGTCTCCGACCGCGCTACTCAAATTCCCGAGCTTCCCGATTCCGGCGTGCGCCAGGTTGTCCTCCGCATCACAAGTCGCCAGTCAACAGGCAAGGTCAAGCCGCAAATACCAGGAGTTGCTGTCTCGGCCGAGAACGCCGTCAAGCAGCAGGACTGCACGGAATACATTGTTCTTCAAAAACTCCGATGGAtgggtgaagaggagagttgGCGCATTTGGGGTCATGCCACCCCAACATCTGTCGACGATCTCAGCAGTCCTTTCTTTGCCACCGGAATGTCATTCGCCGACCGTTATGAGGCGATGAAAGACGCAGCAATGGGATTGAGGAAGTAA
- the rgd1 gene encoding putative Rho GTPase activator (Rgd1) (transcript_id=CADANIAT00005683) — MADPTLHDGPAPNTPSSGDQGVPPLSAGSGAPSASGLEARAGAPVVSEELKARLDKVIYSDIGVATLLTRLKQSIASARDFASFLKKRSILEEEHAQGLRKVSRALYDAAHKSENRQGTYSYGCVEINGFHDRMADHGLQFAASLQQMADNLNELAGNIERGRKQWKHEGLSAEKRVLEAEALAEKAKSKYDTLAEQYDRVKTGEKAGGKFGFKGTKSVAQQEEDLLRKVQSADSDYKAKVQAAQTARQELISTHRPQAVHNIQQLISECDSGLALQMQKFGTFNEKLLLGQGLSISPLKEPGEGAAAPKSLREVIQQIDNQKDYHDYILSHEFNPGAVTSEQIQYHRHPTLGGPTAPPVSSPQSTQTKRQSVVVPQPVYQPPTSTQAPQIPIQIPSSGPLESPQSAPYPQNPDVFAPPPFQPPYPTASGPPPEPQPLNQPQPPAPKEPYPAPGSGYLPNLNLPPLKPVFGVSLNELYARDGTAVPMIVYQCFQAVELFGLDVEGIYRLSGSATHISQMKALFDNDSSQVDFTNPESFNHDVNSVAGLLKQFFRDLPDPLFTSQAYSSFIDAARIDDDIQRRDSLHAIINGLPDAHYATLRALILHLNKVQEHYTQNRMNAGNIAICFGPTLMGASSGGNIADAGWQVRVIETILENTFQIFDDD, encoded by the exons ATGGCGGATCCCACTCTCCACGATGGCCCCGCGCCCAATACCCCATCTTCCGGCGATCAAGGAGTGCCACCCTTAAGCGCTGGATCTGGTGCCCCTTCTGCTTCAGGGCTGGAGGCTCGCGCGGGGGCCCCTGTTGTTtcggaggagctgaaagccCGTTTGGATAAAGTGATCTATTCAGAC ATCGGCGTAGCAACTCTCCTGACCAGGTTGAAGCAAAGCATTGCCTCCGCAAGG GACTTTGCGTCGTTTTTGAAAAAGAGATCaattctggaagaagagcatgcTCAAGGCTTGAGAAAAGTATCGCGGGCTCTGTACGATGCGGCACACAAATCCGAAAATCGTCAAGGCACATATAGCTATGGCTGTGTTGAGATCAATGGGTTTCATGACCGCATGGCTGATCACGGGCTTCAGTTCGCCGCGTCTTTGCAGCAAATGGCCGATAACCTCAATGAACTCGCTGGGAACATTGAGCGAGGGCGGAAGCAATGGAAACATGAAGGGTTGAGTGCGGAGAAACGAgtgctggaggcggaagcTTTGGCTGAGAAAGCCAAGTCCAAATATGACACATTGGCGGAGCAGTATGACCGGGTAAAGAcaggagagaaagcaggTGGAAAGTTCGGCTTCAAGGGTACCAAATCTGTTGCCCAGCAGGAGGAAGATTTGTTACGCAAAGTTCAAAGTGCAGACTCGGACTACAAGGCCAAGGTTCAAGCCGCTCAGACGGCTCGACAAGAGCTGATCTCGACCCATCGGCCTCAGGCTGTACACAACATTCAGCAATTGATCTCTGAGTGCGACTCGGGACTTGCtctgcagatgcagaagtTTG GAACGTTCAATGAGAAGCTGCTGCTAGGGCAGGGCTTATCTATCAGTCCATTAAAAGAACCAGGGGAGGGTGCCGCTGCTCCCAAGAGTCTCCGCGAAGTCATCCAGCAAATTGACAACCAGAAAGATTACCATGATTACATTTTAAGCCATGAGTTTAATCCTGGCGCCGTGACCTCCGAGCAAATTCAATACCATCGCCATCCT ACACTAGGAGGACCAACTGCGCCACCTGTTTCTAGTCCTCAGAGTACACAGACGAAGCGGCAGTCTGTTGTAGTTCCTCAGCCCGTCTATCAGCCACCTACTTCCACCCAAGCTCCTCAAATCCCAATCCAAATACCATCATCAGGCCCACTAGAGAGCCCCCAGTCAGCCCCATACCCTCAAAATCCAGATGTGTTTGCGCCACCACCCTTCCAGCCGCCGTACCCAACTGCGTCAGGACCTCCTCCTGAGCCGCAGCCCTTGAaccagccgcagcctccggCGCCGAAAGAACCATATCCAGCCCCGGGAAGTGGCTATTTACCAAATTTGAACCTTCCTCCGCTGAAGCCTGTCTTTGGAGTCTCGTTAAATGAGCTGTACGCCCGTGATGGGACTGCTGTTCCTATGATTGTGTATCAGTGTTTTCAAGCAGTGGAGTTGTTCGGGCTTGATGTCGAGGGTATCTACCGGCTCTCTGGAAGTGCTACTCACATTAGTCAGATGAAGGCTTTATTTGACAATG ACTCGTCCCAAGTCGACTTCACCAACCCAGAGAGTTTTAACCATGATGTGAACAGTGTTGCAGGTCTCCTGAAACAGTTTTTTAGAGACCTACCAGATCCATTGTTCACGTCACAAGCGTATTCCAGCTTCATTGACGCAGCCC GGATTGACGATGACATACAACGACGGGATTCGCTTCACGCGATTATCAATGGTCTCCCGGACGCCCATTACGCTACCCTGAGAGCTTTGATTCTG CACCTGAACAAAGTCCAAGAACATTACACTCAGAACCGCATGAACGCAGGCAACATTGCAATTTGTTTTGG ACCGACTTTGATGGGTGCAAGCTCAGGCGGCAACATCGCAGATGCCGGCTGGCAAGTACGCGTCATCGAAACCATACTCGAGAACACGTTCCAGATATTTGACGACGACTAG